The genomic DNA AGCAGCCTATTGGATACTTCAAGTCGATGCATCCGGGTTATTTCACGGAGGGAGGATGCTTAATATTTGACTATGACTCTGATTTGAAGCAGTTCAAGCAGAGGTTGGACTATGAAAAACCATTGATAGACCAGTTATGGCCGGGACAGCTTGTCTTACCTcaatggaaaaaatgtaGAAAGAACATTGCGATTTATACCTTAATCATGTTATTGTGGTTATATACAGATTTACCGGATGTTGTATCCCCAACACCCGGTAACTGCTTCACGAACCAACTTTCACGTTTGGCCATCCCGTTATTTGACCGTTTCGACTTGCCACATATTGCTGATAAACTAAGGGAGGAGACAAGtattaatttttcaagtgtTCTTGCCCAATGGGCATTCTTTGGGTTACATATACTAAAGATTGGTCTGATTACGTTGTTTGTTGTTACTGGTATGGCTAatccaatttctttcaaccCAATCAAGTTGTGGAAAATCAGAAACGTTGAGTTGACAGATCcaagtttgaaaaagaaattacGTGCTTTGGGTTGGATCGGCTCAAGAAGAGCAACGTATGACGATTATCAGCAGAATTTTTACTCTTACATCATGAAAAAGTTTGGTTCGCCAACAAAGGCCTATAAAGCCGGTATGCTGAGAGTAGCAGCTGCACCAGGTCTTCGTTTGCGCGAAGGTGAAGGCTTTCAAACTCCACTTCAAGAGAGATTCAGCGGCTCAACCGTCAAGAAgatggaagaagaaggtaaATTCATTTTGAGTGAGGAATACTTTGTTCAGCTAGAAAAGGACTTGAAAGAGAATCTTGATAAATGTAAAGGCGACATTGGTGAAATGAACAATGAAATCAGAAGATTCAGAAGATGCGGTCTTTACGAACCAGGTGAAACCTTGCAAAAGCTTGTTAAATTGCGGAAAGAGGCAGCCGCCAAGGAGAAAGAGCAAGAGCAAGAGACTTCTAAAGAAACCAAGAAGGAGAAATAGAATGCATTTTGTTTGCACAATTTTCGTTGTGAATTTCTGTTAAATATCTCTATGCCGTACGTTATATAAGTAAATATGCTATTACTAGCAATTTTAATCTTGTCTTGAGTTTATGGAAACATGCTACTACCCATATTTGTAAAAATTCTGTCACCAGCATACTATTGGGGTCGGAAATTACCATGCACTAGCGTTCACTTACGAGAAGCCGTTTCCAGCAGTGCTCAACTAAAGCTTTTGGCTCAATGAACaacctttcaaaaattgagcCACATCGTGAGCCGCCATCGAAATATCAGAGATTTGATCCTAGGTTGGTCGGTACTTATTTGCCAATAGAAAAGTACGTAGATAGCTGGCCTTCAAACTACTTGTTAAAACttctgttgttgctgtCAAAATATCTTATCTGCAAGTCAATTCGGTGCGTTCATACTTGTTCGGTTAAGCATGGATTATAGAAACACGATACCCAGTTATGGCGTAAATAAGTCTTTGGTCTACTATATCATaaaatgaagcaaaaaCTAAGTGAAGGGAAGTTGAATATCACGGAACCTTGTCAGTGTTTTACCCGACAATGGCATCAGTCATAAAAGGGGAGAACAAGTGAGTATCTGCTCGCGTCAGCTCATAATTCCGGATGAGATGACACCATTTTTCCAGCCCCATAAAATCTAtagtacaactgttatttcatgttccatgccatagactccttcgtagtcagactcctgaattgtaaatgtctcgcgatagattatcatccgatatctttccagtatcgattgatattctgttagggtttcatctgacttcgtttattttgttttacagaccaattgtctctttctgattcttataagtcatctctttaatatatcttacaatctcgatttatatttcaacaccaattgtctctttctgattcttataagtcatctctttaatatatcttacaatctcgatttatatttcaacaattgtcttgtttctgatttttataattatttagaaagaatgttttcttcggcgttgtcgatagtaacttggtttgacattgatgataatgctatgatattcaattatagagatatataattccttggttttctatatcatgaattgagataagactaattggacttggattaatatctggaaaatacgtcagtatttatacccagcatttcgcacctattgaaccataagagaggacgacgagtgaagaattttcatcgtcatcacaccatttctagtcccatagaattcacagtacaactgttatttcatgttccatgccatagactccttcgtagtcagactcctgagttgtaaacgtctcgtgatagattatcatccgatatctttccattatcgattgacattctgttagggcttcatctgacttcgtttattttgttttacagaccaattgtctctttctgattcttataagtcatct from Zygotorulaspora mrakii chromosome 7, complete sequence includes the following:
- the GSF2 gene encoding Gsf2p (similar to Saccharomyces cerevisiae GSF2 (YML048W); ancestral locus Anc_1.496), translated to MELYVRFNEDVERDFAFQVEAEDTIETKINRAFREGEEGLADLIVLRPSIFYEKQPIGYFKSMHPGYFTEGGCLIFDYDSDLKQFKQRLDYEKPLIDQLWPGQLVLPQWKKCRKNIAIYTLIMLLWLYTDLPDVVSPTPGNCFTNQLSRLAIPLFDRFDLPHIADKLREETSINFSSVLAQWAFFGLHILKIGLITLFVVTGMANPISFNPIKLWKIRNVELTDPSLKKKLRALGWIGSRRATYDDYQQNFYSYIMKKFGSPTKAYKAGMLRVAAAPGLRLREGEGFQTPLQERFSGSTVKKMEEEGKFILSEEYFVQLEKDLKENLDKCKGDIGEMNNEIRRFRRCGLYEPGETLQKLVKLRKEAAAKEKEQEQETSKETKKEK